The Mastacembelus armatus chromosome 24, fMasArm1.2, whole genome shotgun sequence sequence ataaaacaatatttttttgtcattatgtcCAGCTCCAGAGAAGCTGTGTTCAATGACAAAGACTAATGGGAGTTGTAGTTGTagcattttttaaacaattttgcTGTTAAAATTATGCAGTAAAGACCCTGATTTCTTACCTTTTCCCCTCATATTTACATCTTCATCGGGCCCCGCAAGCCTTGAAACATCTTGGTGCacatgtctttctgtttgtccaaGCTGTCTTTAAGGCatctggaaaatgaaaatgatttactTATAACTTATCTTCCAACTAGCTCTGgcattttaaatcaaacataaaCACTAGATACACCATGCATGTAAAGACCAGTGAAATGTACTGAAGCCAAAGCTATAAATAGAAATGTAGGTCTCACTACTGGGTTGCTTTAATGtacataatgttttattatggTAACTTTAAAATCAGAAATCTATTACATTTGCTCACAAATCCGACTAGACTGTCCTTATTATATCATTTATTCTAAATATACTTAAAGTTGTCAAATGTTGACCTCACATTGCCACTTTCCTCAGAAGGTTGTTAATGTCAGTGTCATATGGCTTATTTTCTTGAGCAGTAATGAGGCAACCCTGGGCGCTCTCGTACTCTTGCAGCTCCAGGTATGCCTGACAGAAACAACATCACTGAATAATGGACAAGTCTTGATTTACAGTAAGAGCTCACAGCACCACAGAGACCCTGGAGAACATCTGAATAGTGTCCGATGGCTGCATAAAGCTTACATGGGAAATTAATGTTTTGAAATGGAGCTTAAATTGTgctttaaatatacaaatataaaaaattatacTTAAAGCTAAACAATGTCTAATGAGGCACAGTAgatgtttatttctgttgtgcCTAATTCTCCCCATCCTGCCatgatgtcagagccactgatAATTTTCTGGtggtttgaaaaacaaacaagcaaaagcATCATCTGACCTGTCCGCAGCGAAACAGAGCCTTTGTGTTGGCTGAGTCTATCTCCAAGGCTTTGTTGCCATATTTGAGGGCTTTGCGCGGGCTCTGCAGACGGAGCTCGTTGAGAGAAAGGTTCAGATAGAGGGGAAGCAGAGCTGTCGTGATCTTTTGCTTTTctgcatcactgtgtgtttctcggctctgcagcagctttaCTGCCTGTTGAATGAGCAGGCAACACAACTCAAGCTATGTTcctaaaaatactgtaaaaataatacGCAGCTGTAAAGaaagaggtgtttttttttgctttgacaCACTAGAAGATTTACCTGTTTATAACGATCTTTGGCATTGTCATGGCGGCTCTGGTTGAAGCAACGATTGCCAAAGCTGCGCAGTGTGTTGACAACTTCAAGAAGTGTAGACAGAGGAGCAGTGTGTTGCTCCTCCTGAGAGagaagcaacaaaaaaaatattgtgaGGCAGcaaaagtgacagaaataaatTGAGGATAAGCTAATAGGAGTCAAGGTGCATAATCATACATAAACAGCGATGACTCATTTCTATAGTTTaccaaatgcacaaaaaaaatgcataatgtATGATTTAAAATAACTATAGGACACATCTACTATAAAGAGGAAAACCATATCTTATTGCTCTCCCACTGTCACAACAGCTGCATGGCTCTACCTACCAGACTCAGTGTGACAAAGTCATCCACTTGTCCCGAGTCGAGGAAGTCGAGGATTTGAACCTCATACAGAACCATGGCGGCAGCAGGAATGATCGGAGGACAACCCATTTCTCCGTATGCGTACTGTGGCTGGAAAAGAAAACGAGAGAACTCTCCCTTCTTCATGGTCAGAAGACCCAACTCCAGTCCTGCCAGTGTCACATCTGTTGGAAACATAATTCTGTCAAAGTAATTGATGGTATCCTGTTTTTTTACAATAACAAACGACAAAGAAAACCAGCAAATCTTCCTCTTTGATAGtcttaaatatacaaatatttggTACTGTGAAGATGAAAATGatagaaacaaaattaaaataattgcatatattttttctgttgatcAGCTAATTGACTTACCTTTTCAGctcaattaacatttttttttttttttgaatgcaCCCATTTCTATAAGCTAAGATGCAAATGACTGCACAGTGAATGTGCATGAGGAATCTCTGACCTCTCCCTAACTTCATCATCTGGGGGTATTTGATGTTCGCGTTGGTTTCAAAGGGGTGGTCAGAATATTCCAGGAAACCAGAGTAACGGACTTCAAGAAAAAGGAGACATTACACCTTAACAATCAATCCGACTATTCTTTGAAAAATAACAACTGGCAGTTTAAGaaagaaaattgtttttaaacatactCAGTACTGAGGCATTTTGGGGAACAGGTGGGCCTTCTCCAGGCTGCACCACCTGTTTCAGGACCCCACCATCTCCCAGGACATCATCCATCTGCTGGCTGAGCAGTTCAAACGGACTCTATGAGAGCAGGAAACATGCCCTGCAATGACTGCACACTAATTTCACAATCAAAACAATCAGAAAACAAGTTGCATTTAACCTCAAAGGCATAAACCAGCTAATCAGTTATTTTACAATTTACCTTGTGTTGGGTCTAATTACCGTActttccggactataagtcgcactggAGTATATACCGCATTTCTAATTCCTCCTCATCTCCCGGGTTTCCAACATTTCCACTTACTAGGAGCTAGAGTTTACTGCAAAAATAAACGGTTTTACTTTTACAGGAGTACAATACTCTAAATTCTGTTGAGTTAAGAATGCCAAGTGTctactcgacaaaatgacagtaaacatacacataaaagtCTCTTCGCTGTAAAAGTCGCACTACAAcccagaggagtaaaaaaaaaaaagtgtgacttgtAGTCCAGAAATTACGGTACTCCAAAAGCATACACTTAAGAGTTGCATGTCTAAAAGAAAAGCTGGCTTTACAGTcatgaaattaaatttttattctGGCGAAATACTcctaaatcaaaataaatttacaGTATTTAGAAAAGAAGTGATGAGAAAACTGTATAATCCAATTCCGATGTTAATTTTCTACTCGGCACAGACACTGTATACAGCGTTATAGTGTGTACGCCAGGTGTCCTGATAACTATTCACTACTTTTATGTAATATGTTGGTGTCATAGAATATATCTTTAAGTGAAAGGCAGAGGTTAAAGAGGAACTATATTTCTAGAGTTTCAGCTCAATAGAAACATCTCGTCCATCTGTTTTTAGCTGGATCACCGGACTAACATTTAGCTAATATTAGCTAGCCGCCACATGTGAACCTACCGGACTCGTCATCCTACCCGCCTCCTCCGCGTTTATTAACCTCCGGATACTCGATATGAATCCGTTTCCTGACATTATACTGATGATTACGTTGCTGCAACTGTTCGTATGTTTAATTTCGGCCCGGACAAACGGGAAGCTAAAGCTATAGCTGCTAACTTTGTCCAGCGCTCAGGTTTGGGTCGCGCAAACGAGTCACGTGACCTTGATAACAAATAAGGCTGGTTCCTGTTTactacaacaacaaacaacaatcgCACACTAATAAACACAACTCACACACTAAATGGCATAAATGATGTTTAAACATAGCCTCGGATGTTCATTTATCTCTGTCAAAACTTGTTTGTGGCCATATCTAGAgatctttaacattttaacatttaaaatatacagtggagaccttttttttcttatttcctgAGGCACTCAGAAACCAACCAGTACTGCAGACCTAAAATCATGTAAATaataactttttctttttattgctaCTTGGTTCTGACAGAAAGCCACTGTACTGGAGTCAAATTACTCCTGTGTCCAATacacttggcaataaatctgattctgatttgGATAGTTGATTAACCATAATAATCATTTagggcattttttttaaaataaaattaaaaaaattataggTATCaacttctcaaatgtgaatgtttcCCAGTTTCCCAGTGGTTTATGATGGTAAAGTCATCATTTTGGTGAGGTTTAAAAAAAGGCTGTCTGAATATCTTCACTTTGGCTTTCTTGAATTATTCAATACTTTTTGAGATTTTATGCACTGATGAGTCAATCGATTGCAGCCTTAAAGTACATCTAACAGAAAAATCCAATCAATTAACTTTACAAAGACTAGCTCAATACAATTTACAACATTAAAGGTCTTTAAAGTAGAGTTTGTGGATTGAGGTCCTGTTCATACTATGGTTAAATTTCTAACAAATGAAATGTGGCATGATGATAttatgtaaacaaacatttgatgGAGTAAACCTGGAGCTTTTGGGAGAACTGCAGTAGAGACATGACACAGTTCTCATTCTGGTTAAGATTCTTGTAGATCTGTAGATTGTTCAGAGTGGAAATCAACACACTAGCACAGCTATACAAGCATGGATACAAAGATAGGAACACACAAGACAATGACTTTCCCTGAAGTATTTAATGTAAATCCAATAgttattaatttatatattttttcttcctttcataACAGGTTATGATTTTCTTCACCAGATTACAAATCTGATATAAAACACATTCTCAATATTACATTGACATCACGGCTTTGGCTTAAGTCACCATTTATCAGCTATTTAAGACCACTACAGGTATTATCTCCTTTATTACCTTTAGCTGAAGTTTACAGTATGAATTTTGTAAATAAAcgatagaaaaaaatatttaaactgtaCAGGGACTGTACAAGGAGGGATCTATTAGCTAATCAACCAACTAGTAGAAAAAGTGTGTCTTGTTATTTTACGCATATTTTATATACACAGTCTTGCTCATAGCAATATTAGCTtctcagtgaaatgttttgaaaaggTAATCTACTGCAGTGCATCCAGATCTAAGATTAAGCATTAAGCTAGTTAAAAGCTTTCCCGCTTGTGTTCATTAGAAGTTCTGCAGTTCAGCTGGATAGACAAAGTTGCTTCTGAAGAGTTTATAGGCCAGGAGCTGTCCTCCAAATATCATCATCACCAGGCCTAAACCTGCAGAGACAGGGATTTGATCACTGAGAAAAAGGGATTCAGTCAAAAAAGCCTGAATTTGAAGGCTGGGAGTAAGAAAAAGTAATATCctggacagacagaaagggGATGGGGAGAAATAGAGACTGGAGTTTTCATATTCTGCAAATGGGATTGTGGCAGATAAGGATACACACACAGGGGGAGACCGGATGAACGAGAGGAAATACACATCTTACCCAGAGCTATCCACCAATGCTCAGCTGAAGGGAAGTCTGACAtcactgcaaaaacacaacacaaagctaTGTTAAAAAACGCAACCGTACCTTCAATAAAATTCAGAGCCACATtgtcacaaaatgaaaacacaatcaaaagACACAAGTTAGGATGTTAGGGGTTTCTTTGCACATAGCTGTTACGACAGCATTGGTATACTTTGAATTCAGTTTGGTGGTAGACATCCAAACAGGTAGCACCTGTGTATGTGGCTATACATCTTTGAACTACAGTCAATACATCCAGTTACATAAGCAGGACTCCAATCCTATAAGCTGTTCTGCTCTACTGAGCCActttgtgtgtgactgtgtgtgattaCCTGCTACAGTCATCGCAACATGCAGCAGTGTGACAGTTATTGCGTAATCCCAAACCCACTCCTCCACTATCCAGGCGAACACCAGCCCTCCCAAAACATAGGTCACTTCTGTGGAAATTACACCAACTGAAGGGTGACAGAAACAACACATACAAGTTGCTCTGAGTATTTTTCcccatatttttcttttctaataatCTTTTTAATCACTCTGACATTCATAATATTGTATCACATCTTATCATACTGTATTACACAAACCAACACAAATCAGACACAATAAAACTCTAAAGCACTAGATTCTACCAGCTACTCACCCAGATATTTGGGATTTTGCCATGATGGTTGTGTTGTGTAGTCAAATGGTGCCAACAAGCTGTTGATCTCATGAACGCTAAAGACACAGGCAAAGATTTAGATGTTTGCCACACCACAACTTTATTTAGGAGCAGGATTTTAAGGCACATCTAACTCTACTCTGTATAGTTGTACATAAGTGTGTACATGATTTGTAAATGTACCTGAGCAGTCCAATGCAAAGACTGACCACGATGTAGTAGAGCGAGTAGAAGCACACCATGCACATTAACAGATTCTGCAGGACAACCTGAGGAGACAGTTTCATTAAACAACACGTGTGTATTCAGTTTTTCGCATGTACAACTCAGCCCACAGGACACTTCTCTCCAGCCTAATCTCAGCCACCTGAATAAATAACaacctctatctctctctcacacacacttatagCTTATTGCTCTACAGTCAATAAGCCAAAAGTCTGTTTTACATTCTTTCACCTCGTCCCAGCTGGTGTATTTCTGATTTTCTTTCCGAGTGAGTGTGAAGAACAGTTACTGTACACTGAATAATACCTGAACTATATTCTACTAATGCATATACTCTATCTTGCTACTAGCATGACTCCTAACTATTTCCATCCCAGTGGTCCTGTGCTGGGGCCactctgtatctgtatctgtatctaaATGTGGTCATTGAACACTGGGCTGCCCAGAGGTTCCAAAATGGCTAAAACTGACAGTACTGTGCTTCAGTTTCAGAGTTGCAGTTCAAAAGTTTTACAACAGTCTGTGGcaactaattattattattagcatgtttttctgtctctaaatTTTTGACAAGGTGGAAGTAAAAACTACAAGTTTTGCAGGGGTTTTCTCCCAAATGTTGTATTAATAAAGCTGAAAGTTGTGCAGTTTTTAACTTAAATTTGTGGAGCCATTaaatctgtgttgtttttctaaGAAAAGTGCTTAGGGCTAAGCTTAAATTACAGTCCCCAGTGTGCTCAAACACTTAACTCAGTCATGTATATGACAGCCATTAATCAGTGATGGGTGACAGCCTTTTGGCTTTTGAAATATCTTACATTAAGCATCTGCAGATGTTTGCTTCAAATAAACAAGGCAATGggtaacaaaaacagagaaaactcaATTATAAATACCATGAGTAATATAAACCTGTTAGTGGTTTCAATTTAACCAGAtactcttttgtcttttttactCAAAAGACATTGTCATCTTTTGTGTTTCACAAAgctaacaaaaaaaatccctgcTCTTCTttattctgttgtttattttcttctgttctcatAACAACAGATAGCACAGACAGGGTCTAAGCTTGCTTGCAAATGTCTCCTTTTATCAATGATTTACTACCATTAGAGGAaatgagtcacatgacaccCTCAGATTACAGGTAAAATACCTTTTCTgctcactgacattttcagtatCTTGTCAAACACACATGTAATGAATGACTACAGTCATGGGGTGCACTCTGGTTAGGTGTGCCGGCACCAGGGCCCTGCATGTTGCCTCACCTGCACTACTTTACCTACTTTAATGGAACAGAGTCATCATAAATCCCATTAGTTACACCTGTGCTTTCCCTGCTGTGACCAGTCAAACGTTTGCTGTGATGCAGACCACAGATAAGGTTCACTACACTTTCTTTTCAAAGAGAATATACATTTCCTCAAATCTGTTGACTTGATCTTGAGTCTATATGCAAGAAAATAACCCTCCAGTTTTCTAGAATCTAAGgttttgtcttcattttgctTGTTGTCAAACGAGTCTGGAGCTCAAATCTCTAAATAGTGTATATCCAGTCCACGGTGCAGTGATATCTTTTAGACATGCAAGTGGCCATAGCTCTATAGCTGTGTATGATGCTCTGACAACTCTTAGTCTATCTAATAGGTGTCATATAAACTGAATCTACTAAATCTATTTCAACATTTCAATTTGTCCAGCAATTTGCTTTCTGATCAAATACCTGCAAAGTTAAGGACATCAACGCCAACATCAACTAGGCTATATTTTGTGGTAGCACACATTAGTATTACCATGATGAACATAACACACTGTTGACATTAGTATTTACTTTAAAGCACCGTGTGCTTAATTCTTCTGTACTGTCAGGTCACTGGCAACATGGAGAGTGAGATTTGTAGATAATCCTAAAGCTGTAggaataatatttgttttaactaaTATAATTGTGGTCCACGGTTAATTTTGTTGTTGCCACCACAACTTGTTACAGCCATGATGGTGTGGGTATATCTGACAAGCAGGAAAGTAGCTGAGCTCATGCTAATACCCTCAGACACAGCTAAACACCTTGGCTAACTCATCTTTAGACCTTGACTTTTAAAGAACTGCCCTAGATACCACCTTTGAGACTAAATTCAACCATACACCCTGGTGAGATTTAGTTAATTACATACAAGGCAAGCTTGAAAGGGGgaaacagaaatgtaatcaTCACATTTGGACACTAAATTCATAAAATACTCAGTGATAATGTGACTATGACTAAAATTAGGATGACATAATTTAAATGATAGAACATATATAGGAATATATGATCTAAACTGCATACAGCAGATAAAGTAAACAATGACAAACCATTAAAATTATTAGTGCTCTAAAAATCCAGTGGATTATGTTGCAAATATTAAGATGAACCATCTACTATCTATAAGAATGACCATCTCAACTTAAATCTGGTGCCTGCCATAAACTCTTAACGTTGTCAGTTCTGCGACTGCACTTCCTGTACCAACATTAACTCTATTCTAGCACATTTCCTACATCGTACAGCTTTGTCCTTACCCAGGAATCACTGGGTGTAGTCTTGAGAGAGAGGGGTCCATGTCGTTTTATGAGTGTGAATCCACAACAACGACAGCAGTAGTCCAACAACATGAATGGCTGCTGGTCTAAATGAGAGAATGTCGGCTacgtgtgtgtatttgtgtgtgtgagaggatgGTAGGGGCGAGGAGGAGAGGGTTGGATTAGGAGAAAAGGGATTACTACTAAGAGGTCTGAGTAAATCCCAAAAGAAATAAGAGTGAGCAATACTAGTAGAACTTGGCACACATAAACATGACCTCACGTACCTTGAATGAGAAGCTTCTGCGTTTCTTTATCTTACATAGCAGCAAAACTaaatatcatttcattttggaTTGTTAATGGGGCAGGAATAaacaattataaatataaaatgggCTCTGGGAAATTGCAGTTTGAGTTTTCATTATTTCCAGCTTTTTATAGACAAAACAATTAATTACTAATTACTAAATTTAGATACAAATCTAATTAATCTATGaaaatgacagacagaaacCCTTGTATGACGATGAAATTGACTGACTGAGCACCAGCACATAATAGTGACTGGGTGAGTCCTGCTTGAATTGTGTTTTGCACaataaacatcaaacaaaacattagaaaaaacaaaattacattcTGGTAGTTCCCAACATGAACACAAGGTGGTAGCAAAGACTCACAAGTGCAAGAAGAAGAGATTATTTGACCCACTTGTGCAGGACAAGATGCCAGACAAATGTACAAATTTCTAATTGGTGTCACAAATATTTTTCcaccatgtttatttttaagtatttttaactgatcacagagagagagagagaatcagtAGGACAGAAACTGTCCATCCCTCATCTGTTCATGACAGAGAAgtcagagaaaagagggagaaataaaaagatgttGCGATGGCGAAATGATGACATATTTCTGTCTCCCCTCCAGAAATAGCTCAAGAAACTCTATATTTACCTCTTCAGCGTTACTGCCTGCTTACGTCTGAGGTGAAGCACATGCACGTGCGCCTTTGTATAGGAGTGTGCGGATGACTTGGCTACCACGGTAACCTGCATCATAGTAACCATAGTGAtggagagtgtgtatgtgtgtgggggcATAATGCATGTGGGCGTCATAACTATTCATgctcttgtgtgtgtatgtggtgtgtgtattCAGCAACAGGGATAAGAAGGATAATTCAGCATTTTGGAGAAAACACTCACACCACCTTCATATGGTAAATGTAAAGCAGCTGTGAGCAAAGAGTGGAAACAGGGAAACAGCTTGTCTGTCTCAGCCACCATCACCTCTCGTGTTCACTAGTTAACACATATCTTTGTTTAACCCATATTAAAAAGTAGTAGATTGTAAAACAATAATTTGCCATTTATTTCAGGAAACATCTGGTCCCTGTCAACAGGAATActacaggaaacaaacagacaaCTGTCATTACCTTGTGTACAAATTATGTAAATGACATATAACATATTAAATAGTAAGCTTTACAAATGCTAGTAAGTGGATTTTGTTATAATTAAAGAGAAGCAGGGTAGCTGTAGCCTCTATTTCTCGTCTTTAAAGCGAAGCCAATCAAATCCAGCTACTCATCAATGTTGTCAATGGAAAAcgaatatttcccaaaatatccAAACTATTACATTTGCTGTGGGTGTTTGCCCCTAACAACAGGAGTTGTATATGTGTGAACGTTAAAAAAATATCCTACAGTAGGTATCAGCACTAGTTTCATTTTGACTTTAATGACACTGATGATGCCCCTATATCAGGCCAGTGAAAGAAACTGGAAATTCAAAAAACAAGGTGAACTTAAATCCTTGTTCCCAATGCAGCCACAGATCCACAGATTAGCAGCGCAAGGTACTTATGCTTAGAGAGACCGTTTTTTGCAAAGATGCACTACATTACAGTAAAGCATTGTACCTGTTCCAGGACTGACCGCAAGCAGGGTTAAAGGTTAAAACAAATCAACCTTTTGTTTTAAGCTTTTGTATCTAGATGCTGAGAAATGAACAGACTGTATCTCTGCTGTTCCCCGGTTCTGTGTCTGATTTTCTCTGATAatcaattaaacacacacagagagagagagagagatactgGTGAGAAGACTGAGGCTCATTGCCCTCTATATCAACATGGTGTGGAGAGGAGGGGACGCTGTAATTACCATtaccatgtgtgtatgtgtgtgtgtggtaaagaTGTtagtgacacacaaacacacactctaatACAATCATTTAAGACATACAAAAATAGACTGGGAGGAAACAaagggggcagcatggtggctgagtggttagcactgttgcctcacagcaagaaggtcgtgggtttgcatcccggcctttctgtgtggagtttgcatgttctccctgtgcttgcgtgggtttactccgggtactccggtttcctcccacagtccaaaaacatgcatgtcaggttgattggtgactctaaaattgcccgtaggagtgagtgtgagtgtgtgaggttgtctgtctttgtgtgtctatatgtggccctgtgatggactggtgacctgtccagggtgtacccctgccttccacccgagagagagctgggataggctccagcagatccccgtgaccctggaccaggaaaagcgggtatagatgatggagggatggatggaaacaAAGGAGGAGAACACCATGACCAGTGAGAgcagggaaggaaagaaagtCTTTTGATAAATGTTGCTACTATGCACTAGTTCATATCACACATTTAATGTAATTTGGGTTTGAACTTTAGGTTAAACACTGGGTTCTGTAAAACCATGAtgcatttcacttttttccaaatgttttatAGAAGAAATGAGTAATAGACAATCTAAATAATCAGGAGTTGCAACCCTAAACCATTTTCCTGCATATTCCTTCCTCTTCCAGCCAATTCTATAATATCTAAGCTTGAAATAACCCATGTAAAGCTCCCTGTGACTTTCACAAGTCCCCTGGCCTGTCAACTCTCAATTCAATCCATTGAGATATTCTTATttcaatgcaaaataaatgcaaaataaaagcatccagctctcctgtttttctccctgctcctttcttcctttcactTCTGTTCCCTTTCCTTCCCTATTCTTCCCTAGTTTTCCACATTTTCACTTCCTCCTTTCAAATTTCCTCTCCTATCAATTACagcttttctttaaatatttagcCATAGACCCCTGTCCACATCTGCTTGCAATAAGTATAACACAAAAAGTCAACACATTTAGTCAATCCCATCCCAGGCAAGCTTGGGAATGAGAAGTGCGACAGTCAACAATGCTCGGCTTTGTTATTCCTCTCCCTTTTTCTCCCACACTCCCTGCACATCTCAGTTCTCGCCGTCTTCCCCcttgttctgtttctgcagtatgttttcatttcagtccTTTATGGAATGTAAATACAGCAGCTGACTGACCACCGAGGGGACGTGGCTTCCACATGAATCTTGTCTAGTTGTCTCATGAGTTTTAGAGAATGCATGGGTTTGTGTGTCAACAAGATGATGGGGGGTTGTGCTCATACAGGCTGTAGATTCCACAAATGTCAGGGTCAGGTCTGAGATTGGAGTGTGGCACCTATAAGACCCAACAGAATGATTGTGCCCATGTGTTTGCGCATGTACAACTCAGCCCCCAGGACACTTCTCTCCAGCCTAATCTCAGCCACCTGAATAAATAAcctctgtatctctctctcacacacacttatatttTATTGCTCTACAGTCAATAAGCCAAAAGTCTGTTTTACATTCTCTCACCTCGCCCCAGCTGGTGTATTTCTGACTCGCTTCCAGAACATAAATACAGGAAATGACAAGCATGCCAACATCTGCAACGTTTTTGCTGCCctcagtttctctgtgtgtttaggcagagacagacaagttgaaaagctgaacaaaaacacaccactTTTCTGTGCCTTGATAACTCTTCACCTCTGAGCATCTGTCATTATCAGTCTTTCTTTCATGAACACATGAGAAGTCACTCGTTACAGATATTGCAGCTGTTAAGACACTCAAAAGCACTTTTCCTCATCGCTCTTCCTGCCAGAGAAGCATTTTCTCCACTTTTTGCATACACACATTGAATGGTTTTTATGGTAATACTGTATTTACAACCCTGCTGCTCATTGCGCCTTCAGAGATACATCCAGCACCACAAGCTGCTCTACTTTTCTTCACCAttgcttctttctttttgcctgCTTTTCCTCATCCCTTCATCCTCTGCGCCTTACACACGCCACAAAAGCATGGCACCCTCCATAAACGCGCACACGCATAAAGAACTAGGTTACTACCTTCCCTG is a genomic window containing:
- the fkbp6 gene encoding inactive peptidyl-prolyl cis-trans isomerase FKBP6; this translates as MSGNGFISSIRRLINAEEAGRMTSPSPFELLSQQMDDVLGDGGVLKQVVQPGEGPPVPQNASVLIRYSGFLEYSDHPFETNANIKYPQMMKLGRDVTLAGLELGLLTMKKGEFSRFLFQPQYAYGEMGCPPIIPAAAMVLYEVQILDFLDSGQVDDFVTLSLVGRAMHLSSIYFCHFCCLTIFFLLLLSQEEQHTAPLSTLLEVVNTLRSFGNRCFNQSRHDNAKDRYKQAVKLLQSRETHSDAEKQKITTALLPLYLNLSLNELRLQSPRKALKYGNKALEIDSANTKALFRCGQAYLELQEYESAQGCLITAQENKPYDTDINNLLRKVAICLKDSLDKQKDMCTKMFQGLRGPMKM
- the tmem244 gene encoding putative transmembrane protein 244, whose translation is MLLDYCCRCCGFTLIKRHGPLSLKTTPSDSWVVLQNLLMCMVCFYSLYYIVVSLCIGLLSVHEINSLLAPFDYTTQPSWQNPKYLVGVISTEVTYVLGGLVFAWIVEEWVWDYAITVTLLHVAMTVAVMSDFPSAEHWWIALGLGLVMMIFGGQLLAYKLFRSNFVYPAELQNF